One stretch of Oncorhynchus gorbuscha isolate QuinsamMale2020 ecotype Even-year linkage group LG21, OgorEven_v1.0, whole genome shotgun sequence DNA includes these proteins:
- the LOC124007737 gene encoding cytochrome c oxidase subunit 6C-1 has product MSLAKPAMRGLLGKRLRFHLPIAFALSVVAAAAFKYGVTEPRKQAYADFYKHYDATKEFNNMREAGIFESVRPTGE; this is encoded by the exons ATGTCTCTGGCTAAGCCTGCAATGCGAGGACTCCTCGGGAAGCGTCTGAGATTCCACCTGCCCATCGCCTTCGCCCTGTCAGTGGTGGCTGCAGCAGCTTTCAAG TACGGCGTAACAGAACCAAGGAAACAGGCCTATGCCGATTTCTACAAACATTATGATGCCACAAAGGAGTTCAACAACATGAGGGAAGCTGGTATTTTTGAAAGTGTCAGGCCAACTGGTGAATAA